One genomic window of Oncorhynchus kisutch isolate 150728-3 linkage group LG26, Okis_V2, whole genome shotgun sequence includes the following:
- the kctd12.1 gene encoding BTB/POZ domain-containing protein KCTD12.1: MAMTDTEWGSSNRDESGSPFSEIIELNVGGQVYVTRHITLVAVPDSLLWTMFSKKAPKDLARDGKGRYFLDRDGFLFRYILDYLRDLNLVLPDYFPEKSRLQREAEFFQLRDLSKRLSPSMSKENSINEEICQSDTEEGALQCGTGSSGVGMETLRMMTAMSSARSQSLESRKSGYITIGYRGSYTIGRDIQTDAKFRRVARITVCGKTSLAKEVFGDTLNESRDPDRPPERYTSRYYLKFNFLEQAFDKLTEVGFHMVACSSTGTCAYTSNDPNEDKIWTSYNEYVFCRD, encoded by the coding sequence ATGGCAATGACGGACACAGAGTGGGGGAGCTCAAATCGAGACGAGTCTGGGTCCCCATTCTCTGAGATAATTGAACTGAATGTCGGGGGACAGGTGTATGTGACACGGCACATAACTTTGGTCGCCGTTCCAGACTCGCTCCTCTGGACCATGTTCAGCAAGAAGGCTCCAAAGGACCTGGCGCGAGACGGCAAAGGGCGCTACTTCTTGGACAGGGACGGTTTCTTGTTCCGTTATATTTTAGACTACCTGCGGGACCTCAACCTGGTGCTGCCTGATTATTTCCCCGAGAAAAGCCGGCTGCAGAGGGAGGCTGAGTTTTTCCAGCTGCGGGACCTGTCCAAGCGCCTGAGCCCCAGCATGAGCAAAGAGAACTCCATCAATGAGGAGATTTGCCAGAGCGACACCGAGGAGGGTGCACTTCAGTGCGGCACCGGGTCCTCCGGCGTTGGCATGGAAACTTTGCGCATGATGACTGCAATGAGCAGCGCTCGCTCCCAGTCTCTGGAGTCCAGAAAGTCGGGCTACATCACAATTGGTTACCGGGGATCGTACACTATAGGGAGAGATATCCAAACCGATGCCAAGTTCAGGAGAGTGGCGCGCATCACGGTGTGCGGGAAAACTTCCCTTGCCAAAGAAGTGTTCGGGGACACTTTGAATGAGAGCAGGGACCCCGACCGGCCACCGGAGAGGTATACCTCCCGTTACTACCTAAAATTCAATTTCCTTGAGCAGGCGTTTGACAAGCTGACCGAGGTTGGCTTTCACATGGTGGCTTGTAGCTCCACGGGCACATGCGCCTACACCAGCAATGACCCAAACGAGGATAAAATCTGGACGAGTTATAACGAGTATGTGTTCTGTCGGGACTAA